A region from the Polaribacter sp. Hel1_33_78 genome encodes:
- the pnuC gene encoding nicotinamide riboside transporter PnuC, translating to MTEIFNLLFSQYKTYSTTETTLEIIAVIFGFLSVWFSKQNKIWVFPTGMISTSIFVYLLLKWELLGDMMINGYYFIMSVYGWYIWTRKVDDTHVTPISRTTQIEKKTSIYIFFSTLVFVFIVYKVFDKWTSWVAYADTITTAIFFVGMWLMAKRKIENWLFWIAGNIISVPLYFYKGFTFTSFQYLGFTFIAIFGYLAWKKNLDKNPLIL from the coding sequence ATGACAGAAATTTTTAATTTACTTTTTAGCCAATACAAAACCTACTCAACAACAGAAACCACTCTAGAAATTATAGCGGTTATCTTTGGTTTTTTATCTGTTTGGTTTTCGAAACAAAATAAAATATGGGTGTTTCCGACAGGGATGATTAGCACATCAATATTCGTTTACTTGCTCTTAAAATGGGAGCTTTTAGGTGATATGATGATTAACGGATATTATTTTATAATGAGCGTTTATGGTTGGTATATTTGGACACGTAAAGTTGATGATACACATGTTACACCAATTTCAAGAACCACACAAATAGAGAAAAAAACATCCATCTATATCTTTTTTTCCACCTTAGTTTTTGTATTTATTGTATACAAAGTCTTTGACAAATGGACTTCTTGGGTTGCGTATGCAGACACCATTACAACTGCAATTTTCTTTGTAGGCATGTGGTTAATGGCAAAACGTAAAATAGAAAATTGGTTGTTTTGGATTGCAGGAAACATCATTTCTGTACCTTTGTATTTTTATAAAGGTTTTACCTTTACGAGTTTTCAATACTTAGGATTTACTTTTATAGCAATATTTGGTTATTTAGCATGGAAAAAAAACTTAGACAAAAACCCATTAATCTTGTAA